The DNA sequence CGGTTGCCACGCTCCAGGGCGATACCGGACGGGCAGGCCGATCGGATCGCGGCCGGTTTTGCCTCGGCGGCACGCTTTTCCAGCCAGTTCGACAATTGCCTTGCCCATTCGATAGCGATGGCATCGCACATGATTGCGAAAGGATTGCTGCCGCAGGTTGTGCTGGGTGTGCAACTCGGGCCGTTCTCGGCCCATTGCTGGGTCCAGTATGGCGACCGGCTCGTCAACGACCGCTTCGACATGGTTCGCACCTTCACGCCGATACTGGTCATCTGATGGGCCGGCGGTTTCTCGCCATGCTGGCAATTACGGACCAGCCGATCCCTCGAGACCGGATCGAGATGGCACGCAAGGACGTGACCTCGCTCACACCGCTGATCGAGACAGACCGTTTCATGTTGTGGAGCGATCACAGGCACGGAATCGCACACGCTGCCGGCCATGCCGTGATCGGCGAGATATTCGACCGCGGCAGTACGCGGCCGGAAATCACACTTGATGAAACGATGTGGATCGCCATCGCCCAGTCGCGCGGGCAGAAGCTGATCGAGCGCTACTGGGGCAGCTATGTCGCCTTCATTACCGGCGATGCGGCGGTGACGATATTGCGAGCGCCGATGGGTGATCTGGGATGCTATTACATCCGATTGGATGGCGTCCTGATGATCGCTTCCGATCTGGCGCTGCTGTCAGACCTCGGATGCCGCTTCGCCGTCGATCCGTATGCCCTCGCGCGCCATATCGCCCATCCCGAATGGCGCCGGACTGAAACCTGCCTGGAAAACCTGAAGGAACTTCGCGGCGGAGATCGTCTGGTGGCATCGGCGGAGGGCGTGAAGCACGAGACGCTATGGTCGCCCTGGTCGTTTGTCACCCGCGACCGGATGATCGAGGATCCTCGCGAGGCCGCCCGCGCCGTACGCAACGCCGTTCATCTTGCCGTGCGGGCTCGTGCCGCCGGACACGGCCGCCTCGTCCTGCTGCTCTCGGGCGGACTGGATTCGGCGATCGTCGCTGCAAGCCTGAAGGCGGCTGACGCCGATGTCGTCGGTCTCAACCTCATCGGGGACGATGCCGCGAGCGACGAAAGGCACTATGCCGCGATGGTGGCCCGGTCGGCCGGTGTCGAACTGCTGAGCAGGACATTCGACGCAGAACGTGTCGATGTCCGCCGCTCCGGTGCGGCCCATATGCCCTATCCGGTGCATCGCTGCTTTACGCAGGCCCAGGATGCGATCGCCGCCGAAGCCGCCGCACGATGCGGAGCCGATGTTCTCATGGATGGCGGCGGCGGTGACAATGTCTTCTTTGCCTCCCGGACCGTCTCCATCCTCGCAGACTGCCTTGTTTTCAGTGGTTTCGACAGAAGGTTCTGGGACGCTGCACGGGCACTTGGCGATCTCGGGCAGGCAGGGACATGGGCGCTGGCCTGTCGCGCGGCGCATCGCGCTTGGTGTCGCTCGCCAGCCCCCCGTCAGCCGCCGGCGGTCGAGTTTCTCTCCGATGCGGCGCGCGCCACGGTCGATGACGCGCCCACACATCCGTGGTTCCTGCCGCCGACGGGTGTCCTCCCCGGCCGGGCCAGCCATGTTGCCTTGCTCGCCCCGGCGCAGAATCTGGTGGAGGCCATCAATGCCCAGGCGCTGACGC is a window from the Sphingobium sp. Cam5-1 genome containing:
- a CDS encoding asparagine synthase-related protein, with the protein product MGRRFLAMLAITDQPIPRDRIEMARKDVTSLTPLIETDRFMLWSDHRHGIAHAAGHAVIGEIFDRGSTRPEITLDETMWIAIAQSRGQKLIERYWGSYVAFITGDAAVTILRAPMGDLGCYYIRLDGVLMIASDLALLSDLGCRFAVDPYALARHIAHPEWRRTETCLENLKELRGGDRLVASAEGVKHETLWSPWSFVTRDRMIEDPREAARAVRNAVHLAVRARAAGHGRLVLLLSGGLDSAIVAASLKAADADVVGLNLIGDDAASDERHYAAMVARSAGVELLSRTFDAERVDVRRSGAAHMPYPVHRCFTQAQDAIAAEAAARCGADVLMDGGGGDNVFFASRTVSILADCLVFSGFDRRFWDAARALGDLGQAGTWALACRAAHRAWCRSPAPRQPPAVEFLSDAARATVDDAPTHPWFLPPTGVLPGRASHVALLAPAQNLVEAINAQALTRAISPLASQPVVEACLRIPSWHWLAPGRDRAAARQAFEPDLPEAIVSRRSKGTPTGFVAAIFERNRQTIRDMLLCGHLASLGLIDRNKISQAFATPGPVRNLRFVGIMELVDAEAWAAARS